Genomic DNA from Streptacidiphilus rugosus AM-16:
ACATCCGTGAGCTGCTCTCCGCCTCGCTCCGTTTCGCCGGCTTTCGCGTCGCCTCCGCCGCGACCGGCGCCGAGGCGGTCGCGCAGGTGGCGCGCTCGCGGCCGGACCTCGTCGTGCTCGACGTGATGCTGCCCGACGCGGACGGCTTCTCGCTGGTGCGGCGGCTGCGGGACGACAGTGAGCGGGACAAGATCCCGGTCATCTTCCTCACCGCCAAGGACGGCGTCGACGACAAGATCAACGGTCTCACCGCGGGCGGCGACGACTACGTCACCAAGCCGTTCAGCCTGGAGGAGCTGATCGCCCGGATCCGGGCGATCCTGCGGCGGACCGGCGGGCCCGCCGAGGACGGGCGGCTGGTCGTCGCGGACCTGGAGCTCGACCCGATCGGTCACCAGGTCACCCGCGGCGGACGGCCGGTCTCGCTCTCCCCGACCGAGTTCAAGCTGCTCGAGTACCTGATGACCAACACCGGCCGGGTGGTCTCCAAGATGCAGATCCTGGACCACGTCTGGGCCTACGACTTCGGCGGCGACCTCAGCATCGTCGAGTCCTACATCTCCTACCTGCGCCGCAAGATGGACTCGGGCGCCGAGGGCTCCCCCAAGCTCATCCACACCGTGCGCGGTATCGGCTATGTCCTTCGCCGCCCCGCTGGGTGACCGCCTGAGGGCGGCCCTGCGCAGGAGCCTGCGGGTGCGTCCGCCGCTGCGCGGGCGCTTCTCGCTGCGGGTGCGCCTGCTCGCGCTCGCGGTCGCGCTGGTCGCGCTCGGGTTGACGGTGAGCGACACCCTCGTACTGGGCGACGTGCGCGGCGAGCTGCTGAACCGGGTCGACAGCCAGCTGCGCCGTTTCGGCACGCAGGCGGCCCGGCAGGCGGAGGATCCGCAGCGCCACTTCTTCCCCACCAGCGGGCGGCGCGCCTACCTGCCCAGTCAGTACGTGGCCGCCGAGGTCGGCGCGGACGGCGGCTACGGCCACCTGCTCGCGCAGCCGCTCGAAGCGGACGACCCGCGGCCCGAGCTGCCGACGCTGAACGCGACGAGTCTCGCCGCGCGGATGGGCACCGCGTTCACCGTGCCCGCCGACCACGGCGGCGGCAGTTGGCGTGTGGTGATCCTGCCGCTGAGCACGCCTTCGGGCGCCGGGGTCGTGGTGGCCGTCTCGCTCGACGACACCGACGCCATGCTGGCCAAGCTGAACGACGGCTTCCTGGTGATCGGCGCGGTCGTGCTGGTGCTGCTGACCGTGGCCGGCTTCTTCGCGGTACGGGCCGGGCTCAAGCCGCTGCGCCGGATCGAGGAGACGGCGCAGCAGATCGCCGCCGGGCATCCGCTCTCCCACCGCGTCCCCGACGCGGACGCCGACCAGCGGACCGAGGTGGGCCGGCTGGCCCGCTCGCTCAACCTGATGCTGGCGCAGATCGAGTCCGCCTTCGCCGCACGTACCCGCTCCGAGGACCGGATGCGTCGCTTCGTCGCCGACGCCAGCCACGAGCTGCGGACCCCGCTGGCGGGGATCCGCGGCTTCGCCGAGCTGTACCGGATGGGCGCGCTGGGCACCGAGGCCGACGTCAAGCGCACCATGAGCCGGATCGAGAGCGAGGCGGTCCGGATGAGCGGTCTGGTCGAGGACCTGCTGACCCTCGCCCGGCTGGACGAGCAGCGACCGCTGCAGCTGGCGCCGATGGACCTGCGCACGCTCGCCGCCGACGCGCTGCACGACACCACCGCGCTCGACCCCTCGCGGCCGGTGCAGCTCACCGGCCCGGCCGGGGCTTCGACCCCGGGCGCGGCGCTGGTGCTGGGGGACGAGGCCAGGCTGCGGCAGGTGGTCACCAACCTGGTGGGCAACGCGGTCAAGCACACCCCGGCGGGGACGCCGGTCAGGATCGGCGTCGGCACGCTGGACGGCGCGGGGGTGCTGGAGGTGGCCGACCAGGGCCCCGGTCTGACGGACGAGCAGGCGGCCCGGGTATTCGAACGCTTCTACCGGGTGGACGCCTCGCGGAGCCGGCAGGACGGCGGGGGAGCGGGCCTGGGACTGGCGATCGCCGCCGCGTTGACGGCGGCGCACGGCGGCCGGGTGGAGCTGGAGACGGTCCCCGGCGCGGGCGCGACCTTCCGGATCCGGCTGCCGCACGCCTGAGCGCGCTGCCGGGACGAGCACCCCCGGGAGGCCCAGCTCAGAGCTGCCGTCGGCAGCAATCGCCGAAGTGGACCGTTTGGCGTGCCCTCCTGTGCCGAATGGCTCTGACGACTTACCCCACCCCCCTGCGAAGCTGCCGCGGACGACATGTAGATAATAGCTTGTGATCGTGTTCACGTTCACAAGCGAACTAGCATTTCGTGTTCGATAGGGACGTCCCACATCAGTGGGTCGAAAAGTGCATACATGGACACGAAGGTCAGCCGATCAGGAGGGACTCCCATGGATCTCGCGCTCGCGCACGAGACGATGGCGCGGTGGCAGTTCGGCATCACCACCGTCTACCACTTCCTCTTCGTGCCGCTCACCATCTCCCTCACCGCGCTCGTCGCGGGGCTCCAGACGGCCTGGGTGCGGACGGGGCGCGAGAAGTACTTCAGGGCGACCAAGTTCTGGGGCAAGCTCATGCTGATCAACCTGGCGATGGGCGTCGTCACGGGGATCGTGCAGGAGTTCCAGTTCGGCATGAGCTGGTCGAGCTACTCCCGCTTCGTCGGTGACATCTTCGGAGCCCCGCTCGCCTTCGAGGCCCTGATCGCCTTCTTCTTCGAGTCCACCTTCATCGGACTGTGGATCTTCGGCTGGGACCGGCTGCCCAAGAAGCTGCACCTGCTGTCGATCTGGATGGTCGCCATCGGCAGCACCCTGTCGGCCTACTTCATCCTGGCGGCCAACTCCTGGATGCAGCACCCGGTCGGCTACGAGCTCGCCAACGGGCGGGCCCAGCTGACCGACTTCCCCAAGGTGCTCTTCCAGAACACCACCCTGGTCGTCGTCTTCCACACGATCACCTCGGCCTTCCTGACCGGCGGCGCGTTCATGATCGGCATCTCCGCCTACCAGCTGCGCAAGGCATCCAGGGCGGCGAAGGCGGATCGCAACCCGGTCAAGGTCGCGGCGATGAGCACCTCGCTGCGGCTCGGTCTGATCACCTGCCTGATCGCCGGTCTGGGCACCGCGGTGAGCGGCGACGCCCTGGGCAAGGTCATGTTCGAACAGCAGCCGATGAAGATGGCGGCGGCCGAGGCGCTGTGGGACACCGACTCGCCCGCACCCTTCTCGATCTTCGCCTACGGCGACGTGGCCAAGGGCCACAACACCGTCGAGGTCACCATCCCCGGTCTGCTCTCCTTCCTGGCCAAGGGCGACTTCTCCTCGCCGGTGCCCGGCATCAACGACACCAACGCCGCGGAGAAGGCCAAGTACGGCGACAAGGCGCCCGACTACAAGCCGAACATCCCCACCACCTTCTGGGCCTTCCGGTGGATGATCGGCTTCGGGATGACCTCCTTCGTGATCGCCCTGGCCGGCCTCTGGCTGACCCGGCGCAGGTTCTGGCTGGCCCCGGAGTTCCGGCGGGCCGGTGACGAGGTCCCGCGCTTCATGCTGACGAAGAACCGGGAGCTCGGCCCCTTCCTGAACAAGTGGGCCTGGCGGGCCGCCATCTGGACCCTGCTCTTCCCGGTGATCGCCTGCTCCTGGGGCTGGATCTTCACCGAGATGGGCCGTCAGCCCTGGGCCGTCTACGGCCTGATGACCACCGCCGACGCGGTCTCCCCCGGCGTCACCATCGCCGAGCAGTGGACCTCGCTGGTCGTGCTGACGCTGCTCTACGGGATCCTCGCCGTCGTCGAGGTCAAGCTGATGGTCAAGTACGCCAAGGCCGGTCCCACGGACGAGGAGCCGCCGCGCGGCAACCCGACCCTGGGCGGTCCGCCGCCGGGGTCCGAGGACGCCGACAAGCCCTTCGCCTTCGCGTACTGATTGCTGACTGGAGACCCTGAGATGCAACTCCACGACGTCTGGTTCGTGCTCATCGCGGTCCTCTGGATCGGCTACTTCTTCCTGGAGGGCTTCGACTTCGGCGTCGGGATCCTCACCAAGGCGCTGGCCAGGGACGAGCGCGAGCGCCGGGTCCTGATCAACACCATCGGCCCGGTCTGGGACGGCAACGAGGTCTGGCTGCTGACGGCGGGCGGCGCGACCTTCGCGGCCTTCCCCGAGTGGTACGCCACCCTGTTCAGCGGCTTCTACCTGGCCCTGCTGCTGATCCTGGTCTGCCTGATCGTCCGCGGCGTCGCCTTCGAGTACCGGGGCAAGCGGGACGACGCGGCCTGGAAGCGCAACTGGGACACCGCGATCTTCTGGACCTCGCTGCTGCCGGCCTTCCTGTGGGGCGTGGCCTTCGGCAACATCGTCCACGGTGTGAAGATCGACGCGAGCAAGGAGTACGTCGGCAGCTTCCTCGACCTGCTGAACGGCTACGCGATCCTCGGCGGCCTGGTCACGCTCTTCCTCTTCACCTTCCACGGGGCGGTCTTCACCGCGCTCAAGACGGTGGGGGAGATCCGCGAGCGGGCCCGCGCGCTGGCGCTGAAGGTGGGCGTGGTCGCGGCGCTGCTGGCGCTGGCCTTCCTGATCTGGACCCAGCTCCACCACGGCGACAACTGGAGCTTCGCGGCGATGGTCGTGGCGGCGCTCGCCCTGGTCGGGGCACTGGTGGCGAACCAGCTCGGCCGGGAGGGCTGGGCCTTCCTCCTGTCCGGCGTCACCATCGTGGCCGCGGTGGCGATGCTCTTCCTGACGCTGTTCCCCGACGTCATGCCGTCCACGCTGAACCCTGCCTGGTCGCTGACCGTCAGCAACGCCTCGGCCTCGCCGTACACGCTGCGGATCATGACCTGGGTGGCCGCGATCATGACGCCCGTGGTCCTGGTCTACCAGGGCTGGACCTACTGGGTGTTCCGCCGCCGCATCGGCGTGCACAACATCCCCGCCTAACCGCTTCCGGTCCCACGGAGGAGTTGTCGTGAAGCCCGTCGACCCGCGCCTGATGCGGTACGCCGCAGCCACCCGGATCTTCCTGCTGGCCTCGGTCGCGCTGGGCGCGGTCGGCGCGGGCCTGGTGATCGCGCAGGCGATGCTGGTGGCGCAGATCGTCGTCGGCTGCTTCCAGCAGGGTCAGGGGCTCGGCAGGCTGGCCGGGCCGCTGACGGCGCTCGCGGCCGTCTCGCTGGGCCGGGGCCTGGTGGCCTGGGCGACGGAGACGGTGGCCCACCGGACCTCGGCCACGGTCAAGTCGCAGCTGCGCGAGCGGTTGCTGGCGCGGGCGGCGGAGCTGGGCCCCGCCCGGGTGTCGCGGCGCCGCAGCGGTGAGCTGGTGACGCTGGCGACGCGCGGCGTCGACGCGCTGGACGAGTACTTCGCCCGGTACCTGCCGCAGTTGGCGCTCTCGGTGGTCGTGCCGGTCGCGGTGCTGGCCAGGATCGTCTTCGCCGACTGGCTCTCAGCGGTGATCATCGTGGTGACACTGCCGCTGATCCCGATCTTCATGATCCTGATCGGCCTGGCCACGCAGAGCCGGATGGACCGCCAGTGGCGCACGCTGGGACGCCTCTCGCACCACTTCCTCGACGTGGTGGCCGGACTGCCGACGCTCAAGGTCTTCGGTCGGGCGAAGGCGCAGGCGGAGTCGATCAGGAGGATCACCGACCAGTACCGCCGCGCGACGCTGCGGACCCTGCGGGTCGCCTTCGTCTCCTCCTTCGCGCTGGAGCTGCTGTCGACGCTGTCGGTGGCCCTGGTCGCGGTGAGCATCGGGATGCGGCTGGTCGACGGCGGGATCGACCTCTACACCGGGCTCGTGGTGCTGGTCCTGGCTCCCGAGGCGTACCTGCCGATCCGCCAGGTGGGCACCCACTACCACGCCAGCGTGGAGGGGCTCGCGGCGGCGGACCAGATCTTCGAGGTCCTGGAGGAGCCGGCCCCCGTCCACGCGGTCACCCCTGCGGACGCGGTGTCGGTGAGCGGCCTCACCGTCCGCTACCCGGGCCGCGAGGAGGCCGCGCTGGACGGCGTCTCGCTCACGGCCGCACCGGGCGAGATCCTGGCGATCACCGGCCCCTCGGGAGCCGGCAAGTCGACGCTGCTGGCCGCCCTGCTGGGCTTCGTGCCCTTCGAGGGGCAGGTCGCCGCGCCCGCGCACGAGCGCATCGCCTGGGTTCCGCAGCAGCCCTACCTGTTCGCCGGCACGATCGCCGACAACGTCCGCCTCTCCCGCCCGGACGCGACCGACGCGGAGGTACGCGCGGCCCTGACGGCCGCGCAGGCCTGGGACTTCGTCTCGGCGCTGCCGCTGGGCCGGCTGACCCTCCTCGGCGAGTCCGGCGCGGGGCTCTCCGCCGGGCAGCGCCAACGTCTGGCCCTGGCCCGCGCGTTCCTCGCCGACCGGGAGCTCGTCCTGCTCGACGAGCCGACGGCGGGTCTGGACAACGAGAACGAGGCGGCGGTCGTCGCCGCGATCCGCGAACTCGCCGTCGGCCGCACGGTGATCCTCACGGCCCACCGCCCGGCGCTGCTCGCCCTGGCCCACCGCCGGGTGGACCTCCCGGCCACGGGCGCCGCCGACGACCATGGCGCGTGGCCGCACACCGACGGCGGGGCGGCTCGGGACGGCGGCTTCGCGACTGTCACGCCCGGCGCACGCCGGGCCGTCCTGACGGAGCCTGCGGCCGACTCCGAGGTCGAGGTGGCACACCCTGTGCGGCCCCGCGTGGATGGGCTCGGCGCACGGGACGCCGGCTTCGCCGCCGTCTCCCCCGGCGCGCGGCGGACCGTTGCGGCCGGGGCGGCGGTGGGCGACCCCGGCGTCGAGGCGGAAACCGCCGGGTGGCCCCGGGTCGATGACGTGCCCGCACGTGAGCACGGCTTCGCACCCGGTGCGCGGCAGGGCGTCCCGGCAGGGGCGGGTGCTGCTCTGCCGGACGCCGAGGTCGCGCTCGTGGCCCCGTCCGCCTCCGGGTTCGCCTCGGGGCGGATCCGGTGGCCGCGGCCCAGGCTCGCCGGGGCGATCCTGCTCGGTGCGCTCGCGCTCAGCTGCGCCACCGCGCTCATGGGCACCTCGGGCTGGCTCATCTCCCGCGCCAGCCAGCAGCCGCCGGTGCTCTACCTGATGATGGCCGTCACCGCCGTCCGCGCCTTCGGCATCGGCCGCTCCGTGCTGCGCTACGCCGAGCGGCTGGTCGGTCACGACGCGGTCTTCCGCAGCCTGGGCGCGCTGCGGGTCACCGTGTACCGGCGGCTGGAGCGTCTCGCCCCCGCGGGGCTGGGCGCGACCTTCCGCCGGGGCGACCTGCTCGCGCGCATGGTCGCGGACGTGGACGCGATGCAGGACCACTACCTCCGCTACCGGCTCCCCCTGGCCGCCACGGCGCTCGCCGGCCTGCTGACCGTCGGCGTCACGGCCTGGCTGCTGCCGCTCGCCGGGGCGGCCCTCGCGGTCGGCCTGCTGCTCGCCGGGGTGGCCGTGCCGCTGCTCGCGCTGCGGCTCTCGCTGCGCGCGGAACGGGCCAGGGCGGACGCGCGCGGGCGGCTCAGCGGCGAGGTCGTCGCCCTGCTGGACGGCGCGGCCGAACTGACCGTCAGCGGCGCGCTCCCCGCCCGCCTGCGCGCGCTGCGGACCACCGACGCCGAACTGACCGGGCTGCAGCGCCGCTCCGCCGCCGGTCTCGGCCTCGGCACCGGCCTCACCACGGCGCTCACCGGCCTCACCGCGGTGGCCTGCGGAGCGGCGGGCATCGCAGCGGTCTCGGCGGGGCGGCTGCACGGCGTCTTCCTCGCCGTCCTGCTGCTGACGCCGCTCGCCGCCTTCGAGGGGGTCACCGGTCTGACCGCCGCGGTCCAGACCCGGCAGCGCAGCGCGCAGTCGGCCGCACGGCTGGCGGAGCTGGTCGAGGCGGACGAGCCGGTGCGCGAGCCCGAGCATCCGGCCGCGCCGCCCGCCGAGCCGCTGCCACTGCGCGTCAGTGACCTGACGGCCTGCTGGCCAGGGCGCACCACCCCGGCGCTCGCCGGGCTGGACCTGGAGCTGACCGCGGGGCGCCGCGTCGCGGTCGTCGGTCCCAGCGGCTCGGGGAAGACCACGCTGGCCCACGTGCTGCTGCGGTTCCTCGACCCGGCCTCGGGCGAGGTCACCCTCGGCGGCGTCGACACCACGACGCTGGCGGGGGAGGACGTCCGCCGCGCGGTGGGACTCTGCGCACAGGACGCCCATGTCTTCGACAGCTCGTTGCGGGAGAACCTGCGCCTGGCCCGGCCGGAGGCGACCGACGCGGAACTGCACGGGGCGCTGACCGCCGCGCGCCTCGCGGCCTTCGTGGACGAGCTGCCCGACGGCCTGGACACCATGGTCGGCGAACACGGCGCGGCCCTCTCCGGCGGCCAGCGGCAGCGCCTCGCGCTGGCCCGGGCCCTGCTGGCGGACTTCCCCGTCCTGATCCTCGACGAGCCGGCCGAGCACCTCGACCTGCCGACGGCGGACGCGCTCACCGCCGACCTGCTCGCCGCGACCGAGGGCCGCGCCACGCTGCTGATCACCCACCGGCTCACCGGTTTGGAGAACGTGGACGAGATCCTCGTCCTGGACGCGGGCCGGGTGGTGCAGCGCGGCAGCTGGGCCGAGCTGGTCGCCGTGGAGGGACCGCTGCGCACGCTCTGGCGGCACGAGAGCGGGGAGCTGCTGGTGGAGGCCTGAGCATGCCTCCGCTGTCGCCATAAATCCGGACAAACTACGCTCTCGACCATGGAACAGAGCGACGCGCACTTCATCCCCGACCTCGGTTCGCTGGAGGTCGACGCGCTGGTCTCCGAGGTGTCCGAGCGGCTGCACGCCGTCGCGGCGGTCAACGACCGGATGCGGGAGCTTCTGGAGGCCGTCGTCGCCGTCAGTTCCGGCCTCGACCTGCACGCGACGCTGCAGCGCATCGCCTCCGCCGCCGCCGACCTGGTCGACGCCGAGTACGCGGCCGTCGGTGTGCTGGCCCCGCACACGCACGGGCTCTCCGACTTCATCCAGGTCGGCATCACCTCCGCGCAGGAGCTGGAGATCGGCGGGCCGCCCTGCGGGCTCGGGCTGCTCGGCTTCGTCACCGAGCATCCCGAGCCGCTGCGGCTGGAGGATCTGAACCAGCACCCCAGCGCGGTCGGCTTCCCGCCCGGGCACCCGCCGATGCGCACCTTCCTCAGCGTGCCGGTCCGGGTCCGCAACGACTTCTTCGGGACGCTCTACCTCAGCGAGAAGCACCACGGCCGGCATTTCTCCGCCGCGGACCAGCAGGTGGTCGAGGCGTTGGCGGCGGCCGCCGGGGTCGCCATCGAGAACGCCCGCCTCTACGAGGAGGGCCTGCGCCGCGAGCGGTGGATCGCCGCGTCCAAGGAGGTCACGACGGTGATGCTGACCGCGGACGACGCGCAGGCCGCGCTCACCACGACCGCCGAACTGCTGCGCGACCTCGCGGGTGCGGCGCTGGGCATGATCCTGCTGCCGACCGGCGACGGGGGCTTCCGCGTCTCGCACGCCTCCGGCGAGGGCGCGGACTTCGTCACCGGCGAGCTGCTGCCGATCAACGAGCGGAACGCGCTCCTGCTGGCCGGCAACAGCGTCATCGTCGACGACATGCGCAACGACTCCGACATGCGCTCCGGCATCCGGCAGGCCTTCGGTCCCGGTATGGCATTGCCGTTGCAGAGTGCGGGCCGGATCCTGGGCGGGGTCAGCGTCTGGCGCCGCCACGGCATGCCGCCCTTCACGGAGGACGAGCGGATTCTCGCCGAGGGCTTCGCCGCGCAGGCGGCGCTCGCCCTGCGGCTGGCCGAGGGGCAGCAGCACCAGCAGCGGCTCGCGGTCTACCAGGACCGCGACCGGATCGCGCGCGACCTGCACGACCTGGTCATCCAGCGGCTGTTCGCGACCGGCATGATGCTGGAGAGCGCGGCGCGGCTGGCGAAGGTTCCCGAGGTCGGCGTCAGGATCGGCAAGGCGGTGGACGAACTGGACGCGACGATCCAGGAGGTCCGCACCACGATCTACGCACTCCAGCACGACGACACCCCTGGCGGCGGCGAGGACCTGCGCAGCCGGGTCCTGCGTGAGGGCGCGCAGGCTGCCGGACCGTTGGGCTTCAAGCCCGCGATCACCTTCGTCGGCCCGGTCGACACGATGATCAGCGAGGCGACGGGCCGCCAGCTGGTCGCCGCGCTGCGCGAGATGCTGTCGAACGCGGCGCGCCACGCGCGGGCCTCGAAGGTCGACGTCCGCGTCGACAGCACCACCCACATCGACGGCGAGGGCCGCGTGACCGAGGGCCCCCGGACGATGTCGGAGGACACCCCCGAACGTCTCGCCGACGCCCTTCGCGCGGCGGGCCGCCCCGCGGTCCTCCTGGCGGTCACCGACGACGGGGTCGGCATCCCGGACGGCGGCCGCCGCAGCGGCCTGCGCAACCTCGCCGAACGCGCCGCCGCGCTCGGCGGCGACGCCTGGTTCGAAACCGGCCCCGACGGCAAGGGCACGACGGTGTCCTGGACCGCGCTGCTGTAGCCGCGACCCGCCGCCCCCTGAGGGTGCGTTCAGAGGTCGCCGGGGAGCAGCCCTTCCTGGACCGCGCGGACGCCGGCCTGGAAGCGGCTGCGGGCGCCGAGGCGTTCGAGCAGGTCGGTCGCGGTGCGACGGGCGCTGCGCGGGGAGACGCCCAGACGTTTGGCGACGGAGTCGTCGGTGTGACCCTGCGCCAGCAGGGCGAGGGTCGCCGCCTCCTGGGGGGTGAGGCCGTGGGAGTCGCGGATCGGCGCGGTGGAGAGCGGCCGCGCGGCGGCCCACACCGTCTCGAAGAGCGCGACCAGCGCGGTGACGGTGCCGGAGCCGGTCAGGACCACGGCGCCCGCCGCGGTGTTGTCGCTGGTCACGGGCATGATTGCGACAGCTCGGTCGGCGATGATCATCCGGGTGGGCAGCGTCGCGGTGGTGCGGACCTGGCCGCCGTGGGCGGCCAGCCAGTTGGCGTAGTCGACCGTGGGCGGGTTGTTGCGCAGGCTGTCGAGATAGATGGTGCGCATCATCACGCCCCGCTCCAGCACCCGCAGGTCCAGGGGACGTGCGGCCTCCATGTTCTCGGCGGTCTGGGCGCCGTCCGGGCTGAAGGCCATCACCTCGGTACTGATCTCGTTGGTGAGGCGGGCGATCCGGGAGCGGATCCTGTCGATGCCGATGAGGTGTTCGACGCCCGGGCTGGCCTCGGTGGGTCGCAGGTCGGCGTACTCGGAGATGAGCTGGGCGGCGGTGGCGCGGGACGCCTCCAGGCGCTGCTGCTGGGCGGCGAGGTCCGCGCTCTGCCGGGCCAGGAGGATCTCGAGGCCGAGGTCGGGGGAGACCGCCCGGATGCCCGGCACACCCTCGGAGGTGCGCACGAGGGAGAGCTCGCTCAACAGGTCGAGGGCGTCGCCGACCTGAATCGCGGCCAGGTCCAGAGC
This window encodes:
- a CDS encoding response regulator transcription factor; the protein is MDTAEASLLVVDDEPNIRELLSASLRFAGFRVASAATGAEAVAQVARSRPDLVVLDVMLPDADGFSLVRRLRDDSERDKIPVIFLTAKDGVDDKINGLTAGGDDYVTKPFSLEELIARIRAILRRTGGPAEDGRLVVADLELDPIGHQVTRGGRPVSLSPTEFKLLEYLMTNTGRVVSKMQILDHVWAYDFGGDLSIVESYISYLRRKMDSGAEGSPKLIHTVRGIGYVLRRPAG
- a CDS encoding sensor histidine kinase, giving the protein MSFAAPLGDRLRAALRRSLRVRPPLRGRFSLRVRLLALAVALVALGLTVSDTLVLGDVRGELLNRVDSQLRRFGTQAARQAEDPQRHFFPTSGRRAYLPSQYVAAEVGADGGYGHLLAQPLEADDPRPELPTLNATSLAARMGTAFTVPADHGGGSWRVVILPLSTPSGAGVVVAVSLDDTDAMLAKLNDGFLVIGAVVLVLLTVAGFFAVRAGLKPLRRIEETAQQIAAGHPLSHRVPDADADQRTEVGRLARSLNLMLAQIESAFAARTRSEDRMRRFVADASHELRTPLAGIRGFAELYRMGALGTEADVKRTMSRIESEAVRMSGLVEDLLTLARLDEQRPLQLAPMDLRTLAADALHDTTALDPSRPVQLTGPAGASTPGAALVLGDEARLRQVVTNLVGNAVKHTPAGTPVRIGVGTLDGAGVLEVADQGPGLTDEQAARVFERFYRVDASRSRQDGGGAGLGLAIAAALTAAHGGRVELETVPGAGATFRIRLPHA
- a CDS encoding cytochrome ubiquinol oxidase subunit I, with translation MDLALAHETMARWQFGITTVYHFLFVPLTISLTALVAGLQTAWVRTGREKYFRATKFWGKLMLINLAMGVVTGIVQEFQFGMSWSSYSRFVGDIFGAPLAFEALIAFFFESTFIGLWIFGWDRLPKKLHLLSIWMVAIGSTLSAYFILAANSWMQHPVGYELANGRAQLTDFPKVLFQNTTLVVVFHTITSAFLTGGAFMIGISAYQLRKASRAAKADRNPVKVAAMSTSLRLGLITCLIAGLGTAVSGDALGKVMFEQQPMKMAAAEALWDTDSPAPFSIFAYGDVAKGHNTVEVTIPGLLSFLAKGDFSSPVPGINDTNAAEKAKYGDKAPDYKPNIPTTFWAFRWMIGFGMTSFVIALAGLWLTRRRFWLAPEFRRAGDEVPRFMLTKNRELGPFLNKWAWRAAIWTLLFPVIACSWGWIFTEMGRQPWAVYGLMTTADAVSPGVTIAEQWTSLVVLTLLYGILAVVEVKLMVKYAKAGPTDEEPPRGNPTLGGPPPGSEDADKPFAFAY
- the cydB gene encoding cytochrome d ubiquinol oxidase subunit II → MQLHDVWFVLIAVLWIGYFFLEGFDFGVGILTKALARDERERRVLINTIGPVWDGNEVWLLTAGGATFAAFPEWYATLFSGFYLALLLILVCLIVRGVAFEYRGKRDDAAWKRNWDTAIFWTSLLPAFLWGVAFGNIVHGVKIDASKEYVGSFLDLLNGYAILGGLVTLFLFTFHGAVFTALKTVGEIRERARALALKVGVVAALLALAFLIWTQLHHGDNWSFAAMVVAALALVGALVANQLGREGWAFLLSGVTIVAAVAMLFLTLFPDVMPSTLNPAWSLTVSNASASPYTLRIMTWVAAIMTPVVLVYQGWTYWVFRRRIGVHNIPA
- the cydD gene encoding thiol reductant ABC exporter subunit CydD, encoding MKPVDPRLMRYAAATRIFLLASVALGAVGAGLVIAQAMLVAQIVVGCFQQGQGLGRLAGPLTALAAVSLGRGLVAWATETVAHRTSATVKSQLRERLLARAAELGPARVSRRRSGELVTLATRGVDALDEYFARYLPQLALSVVVPVAVLARIVFADWLSAVIIVVTLPLIPIFMILIGLATQSRMDRQWRTLGRLSHHFLDVVAGLPTLKVFGRAKAQAESIRRITDQYRRATLRTLRVAFVSSFALELLSTLSVALVAVSIGMRLVDGGIDLYTGLVVLVLAPEAYLPIRQVGTHYHASVEGLAAADQIFEVLEEPAPVHAVTPADAVSVSGLTVRYPGREEAALDGVSLTAAPGEILAITGPSGAGKSTLLAALLGFVPFEGQVAAPAHERIAWVPQQPYLFAGTIADNVRLSRPDATDAEVRAALTAAQAWDFVSALPLGRLTLLGESGAGLSAGQRQRLALARAFLADRELVLLDEPTAGLDNENEAAVVAAIRELAVGRTVILTAHRPALLALAHRRVDLPATGAADDHGAWPHTDGGAARDGGFATVTPGARRAVLTEPAADSEVEVAHPVRPRVDGLGARDAGFAAVSPGARRTVAAGAAVGDPGVEAETAGWPRVDDVPAREHGFAPGARQGVPAGAGAALPDAEVALVAPSASGFASGRIRWPRPRLAGAILLGALALSCATALMGTSGWLISRASQQPPVLYLMMAVTAVRAFGIGRSVLRYAERLVGHDAVFRSLGALRVTVYRRLERLAPAGLGATFRRGDLLARMVADVDAMQDHYLRYRLPLAATALAGLLTVGVTAWLLPLAGAALAVGLLLAGVAVPLLALRLSLRAERARADARGRLSGEVVALLDGAAELTVSGALPARLRALRTTDAELTGLQRRSAAGLGLGTGLTTALTGLTAVACGAAGIAAVSAGRLHGVFLAVLLLTPLAAFEGVTGLTAAVQTRQRSAQSAARLAELVEADEPVREPEHPAAPPAEPLPLRVSDLTACWPGRTTPALAGLDLELTAGRRVAVVGPSGSGKTTLAHVLLRFLDPASGEVTLGGVDTTTLAGEDVRRAVGLCAQDAHVFDSSLRENLRLARPEATDAELHGALTAARLAAFVDELPDGLDTMVGEHGAALSGGQRQRLALARALLADFPVLILDEPAEHLDLPTADALTADLLAATEGRATLLITHRLTGLENVDEILVLDAGRVVQRGSWAELVAVEGPLRTLWRHESGELLVEA
- a CDS encoding GAF domain-containing sensor histidine kinase, producing the protein MEQSDAHFIPDLGSLEVDALVSEVSERLHAVAAVNDRMRELLEAVVAVSSGLDLHATLQRIASAAADLVDAEYAAVGVLAPHTHGLSDFIQVGITSAQELEIGGPPCGLGLLGFVTEHPEPLRLEDLNQHPSAVGFPPGHPPMRTFLSVPVRVRNDFFGTLYLSEKHHGRHFSAADQQVVEALAAAAGVAIENARLYEEGLRRERWIAASKEVTTVMLTADDAQAALTTTAELLRDLAGAALGMILLPTGDGGFRVSHASGEGADFVTGELLPINERNALLLAGNSVIVDDMRNDSDMRSGIRQAFGPGMALPLQSAGRILGGVSVWRRHGMPPFTEDERILAEGFAAQAALALRLAEGQQHQQRLAVYQDRDRIARDLHDLVIQRLFATGMMLESAARLAKVPEVGVRIGKAVDELDATIQEVRTTIYALQHDDTPGGGEDLRSRVLREGAQAAGPLGFKPAITFVGPVDTMISEATGRQLVAALREMLSNAARHARASKVDVRVDSTTHIDGEGRVTEGPRTMSEDTPERLADALRAAGRPAVLLAVTDDGVGIPDGGRRSGLRNLAERAAALGGDAWFETGPDGKGTTVSWTALL
- a CDS encoding helix-turn-helix transcriptional regulator; the encoded protein is MLTGLGLTRDADRVYRAMLAQPQLDVAGLAAALDLAAIQVGDALDLLSELSLVRTSEGVPGIRAVSPDLGLEILLARQSADLAAQQQRLEASRATAAQLISEYADLRPTEASPGVEHLIGIDRIRSRIARLTNEISTEVMAFSPDGAQTAENMEAARPLDLRVLERGVMMRTIYLDSLRNNPPTVDYANWLAAHGGQVRTTATLPTRMIIADRAVAIMPVTSDNTAAGAVVLTGSGTVTALVALFETVWAAARPLSTAPIRDSHGLTPQEAATLALLAQGHTDDSVAKRLGVSPRSARRTATDLLERLGARSRFQAGVRAVQEGLLPGDL